One Mesorhizobium sp. J428 DNA segment encodes these proteins:
- the pdhA gene encoding pyruvate dehydrogenase (acetyl-transferring) E1 component subunit alpha, whose translation MAVAARKASAKSKSESGALSQPKAPKPADFTKDEELRAYRDMLLIRRFEEKAGQLYGMGFIGGFCHLYIGQEAVVTGLKMSLIEGDQMITAYRDHGHMLAMELSPRGVMAELTGRRGGLSKGKGGSMHMFSKEKNFYGGHGIVGAQVSLGTGLAFANRYRENGNVCLTYFGDGAANQGQVYESFNMASLWKLPVIYVIENNRYAMGTSVQRSSAETDFSHRGISFRIPGIQVDGMDVRAVKAAGDMATEWCRSGKGPVILEMQTYRYRGHSMSDPAKYRSKDEVQKMRSEHDPIEQVKARLGDKKWASEDDLKAIDKEVRDIVADAADFAQSDPEPDVSELYTDIYVEN comes from the coding sequence ATGGCCGTAGCCGCCCGCAAAGCCTCTGCTAAATCGAAGTCCGAATCCGGCGCGTTGTCGCAACCGAAGGCGCCGAAGCCCGCGGATTTCACCAAGGACGAGGAACTGCGCGCCTATCGCGACATGCTGCTCATCCGCCGTTTCGAGGAGAAGGCGGGCCAGCTCTACGGCATGGGCTTCATCGGCGGCTTCTGCCATCTCTATATCGGCCAGGAGGCGGTGGTCACCGGCCTCAAGATGTCGCTCATCGAGGGCGACCAGATGATCACCGCCTATCGCGATCACGGCCACATGCTGGCGATGGAACTGTCGCCGCGCGGCGTCATGGCCGAGCTCACCGGGCGCCGGGGAGGTCTGTCCAAGGGCAAGGGCGGCTCGATGCACATGTTCTCCAAGGAAAAGAACTTTTACGGCGGCCACGGCATCGTCGGCGCGCAGGTGTCGCTCGGCACCGGCCTCGCCTTCGCCAACCGCTATCGCGAGAACGGCAATGTCTGCCTCACCTATTTCGGCGACGGCGCGGCCAACCAGGGCCAGGTCTACGAGAGCTTCAACATGGCCTCGCTGTGGAAGCTGCCGGTAATCTACGTCATCGAGAACAACCGTTATGCCATGGGCACGTCGGTGCAGCGATCGTCGGCAGAGACCGATTTCTCGCATCGCGGTATCTCCTTCCGCATCCCGGGCATTCAGGTTGACGGCATGGACGTCCGCGCCGTCAAGGCGGCGGGCGACATGGCCACCGAATGGTGCCGTTCCGGCAAGGGGCCGGTCATCCTCGAGATGCAGACCTACCGCTATCGCGGCCACTCCATGTCCGACCCGGCGAAATACCGCTCCAAGGACGAAGTGCAGAAAATGCGCTCCGAGCACGATCCGATCGAACAGGTCAAGGCGCGGCTCGGGGACAAGAAATGGGCCTCCGAAGACGACCTGAAGGCGATCGACAAGGAGGTTCGCGACATTGTCGCGGACGCGGCCGACTTCGCGCAATCCGATCCGGAGCCGGACGTCTCCGAGCTTTACACCGACATCTACGTCGAAAACTGA
- a CDS encoding septum formation initiator family protein — MWTKQRKKRRSGALIVPALATVFLSYFGFHAWHGEFGIYSSYQLVDRKAELEAKLAGLRGERHALEARGLLLQDGTIEKDMLDEQARRALNLTAKDEVMIIRSDRNSH; from the coding sequence ATGTGGACGAAGCAGAGGAAGAAACGGCGCAGCGGCGCCCTGATCGTGCCAGCCCTCGCAACCGTGTTCCTGTCCTATTTCGGCTTCCACGCCTGGCACGGCGAATTCGGCATCTATTCCAGCTACCAGCTCGTCGACCGCAAGGCCGAACTCGAGGCGAAGCTCGCCGGCCTTCGCGGCGAGCGGCATGCGCTCGAGGCCCGGGGACTGTTGCTCCAAGACGGCACGATCGAGAAGGACATGCTGGACGAGCAGGCGCGCCGCGCGCTGAACCTGACCGCCAAGGACGAGGTCATGATCATTAGATCGGACCGAAATAGTCATTAA
- the urtE gene encoding urea ABC transporter ATP-binding subunit UrtE translates to MLEVRDATLHYGAAQALRGVSLTAAGGKITCVLGRNGVGKTSLMRSIVGHHRLTSGTIAFEGKALDRSAAYDRARSGIAFVPQGREVFPLLTVKENLETGYAPVKRGDRNIPDYVFDLFPVLKDMLGRRGGDLSGGQQQQLAIGRALVTRPKLLVLDEPTEGIQPSIIKDIGRAIRFLRDQAGIAILLVEQYLDFCRELADEVNIMDRGVIVHTGPAEDLDKPEVRRFLTV, encoded by the coding sequence ATGCTTGAGGTGCGCGACGCCACGCTCCACTACGGCGCAGCCCAGGCGCTGCGCGGCGTGTCGCTGACGGCGGCGGGCGGCAAGATCACCTGCGTGCTCGGCCGCAACGGTGTCGGCAAGACCAGTTTGATGAGATCCATCGTCGGCCATCACCGGCTGACGAGTGGAACGATTGCCTTCGAGGGGAAGGCGCTCGACCGGAGCGCGGCGTATGACCGCGCCCGGTCGGGCATCGCTTTCGTGCCGCAGGGGCGCGAGGTGTTTCCGTTGCTGACGGTGAAGGAGAACCTCGAGACGGGCTATGCGCCGGTGAAGCGGGGCGACCGCAACATCCCGGACTATGTCTTCGACCTGTTTCCGGTGCTGAAGGACATGCTCGGCCGGCGCGGCGGCGACCTTTCGGGCGGTCAGCAGCAGCAGCTCGCGATCGGTCGCGCGCTGGTGACGCGGCCGAAGCTGCTCGTGCTCGATGAGCCGACCGAAGGCATCCAGCCGTCGATCATCAAGGACATCGGCCGCGCCATCCGCTTCCTGCGCGACCAGGCGGGCATCGCCATCCTGCTGGTCGAACAGTATCTCGATTTCTGCCGCGAGCTCGCCGACGAGGTGAACATCATGGACCGCGGCGTGATCGTGCACACCGGGCCGGCCGAGGATCTCGACAAGCCTGAAGTACGCCGCTTCCTCACCGTCTGA